The Flavobacterium sp. M31R6 nucleotide sequence GCCGAATTGCTTTTGCAAATAAATGCAATTAAATTGAATCCAGGAAATCCTTTTACATGGGCTTCTGGATGGAAATCGCCTATATATTGCGATAATCGTTTAATCCTCTCGTTTCCAGCTATAAGAAATTATGTTAGGGACGAATTTTCTAAAAACATCGAGAAACAATTTGGTAAACCAGACGTTATTGCCGGTGTAGCCACTGGAGCAATTGGAATAGGAATGCTCGTTGCAGAAAGTATGGGACTACCTTTTGTTTATGTTCGACCAGAACCAAAAAAACACGGTCGTCAAAACCAAGTAGAAGGTTTTTTGCAAAAAGGACAAAGCGTAGTAATTATAGAAGATTTAATTAGTACTGGAAACAGTAGTTTGCTTGCCGTTGAAGGCTTACGGGGAGCAGGAGCAGTTATAAAAGGAATGGCAGCTATATTTACTTATGGCTTTGACGTTGCAGACCAGAACTTCAAAAATGCTAAAATTGATTTGTACACTTTAAGCAACTATCAAAATTTATTGAATTTAGCGGTTGCCAAAAAGTATATTACAGAAGAAGAAGAGCAAACTTTGAGAGAATGGAATGGAAGTCCATCAACCTGGAGCGTTTAAAATAGAAACTTTCTGATTTTAAATAAAATTCCTTTAAAACAAAATAACAAACAATACATAAAAATAATGAACTTAGAAAGTCCAAAAGTTACTGTTGAAAAATCAAGTCAAGAATTATTCGATTTATTGAGTGATGTAAAAAACTTCGAAAAATTAATGCCCGATAATATCGCAAAATTTGAAGTTATCGGAGAAGATGCTTTTATTTTTGGATTAAAAGGAATGCCCGAAATCAAATTAAAGATGAAAGAGAAAGTAGCGCCAAACAAAATTGTATTGGGTGCTGCAAGCGACAAACTTCCATTTACTTTAGTCGCTAATATTGATACCATTTCTGAGCAATCAAGCGCTGTAAAACTAGATTTTGAAGGCGAATTCAATGCGATGATGGCCATGATGGTGAAAGGTCCTATTGGAAAATTCATCGAGACCTTGGCAAATAATATGACAAAACTTTAATATCTTTCTATAAAGAATAAAAGCCTTTTAGTTTTTAGCTAAAAGGCTTTTTTATTGGCGATAAGAACAAATCTCGTTTTAATACAGCATTTGCACTTCTTTGAGGTTGTATTCGCAAATACTATCGTCTTCCAAAAGAATCTGAAGTTTACCTATTGAAGAAACCCCTTTTATAATTCCCATAAAATTGTTTTCATTTTCATCTGTAAACGCTGTAGGAACTCCCATTTTAAATAATTCATTGCTATATTCTTCCCATAGATCAGAAGCTATTGCATCGTAATTAGCTATCATTTGCTCCATTTCTGCAACTATACCCAATAGAATTTCTTCTTTATCAAAAAAGGAATTGCATATTAAAGCCAATGATGATGCTCTGGGCAAATTTTCAAATTGCATTTGATTTACATTCAGTCCCAACCCTACAATTGACGTAATTGCTCCAGTTCCTTTTATGCTATTCTCAATCAATATGCCACCTATTTTCTTATTAGCTGACATAATGTCGTTGGGCCATTTTACACTTAATTCAGGAATATTGTACTTTTTTAAGGTTCTAATTACAGCCAACGAAACCACTACGTTCAGGTTAAAAACTGCTTCATTATCAAACAAAAAATCCTTAACCAAAACACTCATTATAAGGTTTTTACCAGACTCAGAATCCCACTTAGCTCCCATCTGCCCTTTCCCTTTCAACTGATTTTCAGCAGTAACTACAGTAAAATTTTGGACCTCCTGTTTGTTCGACAAACCTTTTAGAAACTCATTTGTAGAATCTATGGCATCGAGTTTGATTAGCTTCATGTGTACTTTTTTTTGTAAAACATAATTTAATATTATGTTAAGGTTCA carries:
- a CDS encoding biotin--[acetyl-CoA-carboxylase] ligase, giving the protein MKLIKLDAIDSTNEFLKGLSNKQEVQNFTVVTAENQLKGKGQMGAKWDSESGKNLIMSVLVKDFLFDNEAVFNLNVVVSLAVIRTLKKYNIPELSVKWPNDIMSANKKIGGILIENSIKGTGAITSIVGLGLNVNQMQFENLPRASSLALICNSFFDKEEILLGIVAEMEQMIANYDAIASDLWEEYSNELFKMGVPTAFTDENENNFMGIIKGVSSIGKLQILLEDDSICEYNLKEVQMLY
- the pyrE gene encoding orotate phosphoribosyltransferase is translated as MIFNKDTAEKTAELLLQINAIKLNPGNPFTWASGWKSPIYCDNRLILSFPAIRNYVRDEFSKNIEKQFGKPDVIAGVATGAIGIGMLVAESMGLPFVYVRPEPKKHGRQNQVEGFLQKGQSVVIIEDLISTGNSSLLAVEGLRGAGAVIKGMAAIFTYGFDVADQNFKNAKIDLYTLSNYQNLLNLAVAKKYITEEEEQTLREWNGSPSTWSV
- a CDS encoding SRPBCC family protein, which gives rise to MNLESPKVTVEKSSQELFDLLSDVKNFEKLMPDNIAKFEVIGEDAFIFGLKGMPEIKLKMKEKVAPNKIVLGAASDKLPFTLVANIDTISEQSSAVKLDFEGEFNAMMAMMVKGPIGKFIETLANNMTKL